The sequence ggggtttagtgttataatttCTCATGTGgctagtttttaaaaaatgaacaaattaaaaTGAGAGTAATTTGTAATATGAGAAATTTAAGATGCAGTGCCTACTTTTATGAAAGCGGTAGAATagataaagaaagagagataaagagaaagAACGAAGAGAAATAAAgcaatataatgaaatttattattaaaaacaaaccTGCTAGTTAGTATAAAGTTAGTGAGAATGTGAGAGTAAATAtaatcaagagaaaaaagaaaaaattgtaggtaacttttattaaaaagaaaaatctttttttggtaaatttctttttaaatttataaaatttaaaaaaaaaataaaaagctttttgagagtgttttgggcataaaaaaaaaaaaaatacaatcagaaaaaacctcttaaatagtatagatatagatgAGTAAAGTTTAAAAACACATGTTTATCTTTCACAAATTCTTTAAGTTGTAACTTGTGAGCACTGCAAATGCATTTCATACTTTTGCGTATAAATGTTGTGAGCACTACAAATGCTTTTTGTTGAATGAGAAGATTTCCTAATTTAGTAGTGATGACTGACGAGCACTGCAAATGCGCTTCATACTTCGCTATAAACACTATCAGCATTGCCAAGGGCTTCCTACTCTGGCTTTATAGGTAGAAGTTGAGAATGTAGAAAGTTATAGTATGAATATGGATAAGGAGAAGATCATGAGACAGTCCAATTTGGCTACAAAAGTTGCTTAGAAATTGGTTAACCTTTTTCAAATTGAATGTCTGGTTCTATCTTATTTTGACGAGTAAATAACGTCATTGAAAGGAGgtgaaaacaacaaaacaatgaaaaaaaaccCACACGGGCAGTGTGCTATAGAAACAGAAGAATATCTAGGGCCAGCTAGGGCTGTAGATGAACCAAACCGATCATGAACAACTTGGGCTCGGCTTGATAAAAAgcttgtttatgtttgtttgtttataaataagccaagtttgagccttagttttagactcatttaataaacaagccgagcccaagcaaaaaaatttgttcagcTCGTGAGCTATTAGGcttgatacacaacaattcaagtatagactcatttataagtttatatgtgttagctAAATACACTAattacacatatcttaataatgatATGGCCAACATGAGACAACTACttatattaccttaatttttttcttctctttaaactgatcaagaaccactttagactatagttacatttaaaaataaataaataattaagtaggCCACATATAATCATTCCCTATCAATCATCTAAAGCAAAGTTATGAAacatgttagtattttctcattcataatagttacaaacatgtatttttctagtccttcaccatctaacgtgaatgtaaaaattgtattttgaacatgatgaatgaatgaatttaattatgtaaattattaatttgaataatagttAATCATAAGTAAGACtagatgcatgataaaatgagtatattattttcttttctttttttcttaattttagagatttaagcatttaatgATGTAATTTGTttagatctcaagctcaaaaacatgACCTAAacttgagtttgagtttgatattaagcttgagtttggcttgactaattaatcaattcaagccaagccaagctcaagcttTTTGGCTTTCCCACGAGTTCAAgttcaaacactatttttaggcttgtcacaagtTCAAGCCAAGTTcgagtttttgattttttatgacgagccaagcttgaacatgcaCTACTTGACAAAGTTTGACTCGTTTATAACCCTAGGCCCGGCTCTCTCTGTTACAAAACCTCCTGtcttctcaattttttaaacAGACGAAAGACACGTGTTAAGTGAAAGATCTAAGGGCAGAAAATAAAGCCACctaaaaacccaatttatttCTGTCAACCAAACCTTTTAGCAACCCATCTCCCTTGGTAAGCCCATCGGACCACCGACAACTTCCCATGGCAAACCCACTGCCGTCCATACACCAATATTGCAAACAGATTCCAAATGTTTCTTTTAAAAGTTTGGAAACCTATAATTTTGGAATTGACAAACCCTTCGACACCAAATTTACAAACCCATtatttgtgtttctttcttcattcattTCGTCTTCGTTGTCTTTAAAATTTTCGTACATTaggttttttcttcttgtccACTTTCTATGACTCTCATAATTGCCACTCAACCTTTCATCCTATAGTACTGTTTATTGTCTATTTGTATTAATTTAgtacaaacccacaaaaaaagcAATTGAAGCTAAAGAGAATGTGGGTtacaaaaacaaaccaaacgAACCCAACAAACAATTTTAAAGCCGAaggaaagaaattgagaaatgggaaaagaaaagcaGAAAATTACGTGGAGGGAGGAAACAAATCCTGGAGAAGTTTTGGTACTTGGTAACAGGGGATTGTCCTTGAAAGTGGTGAAGCAATTTGAGAGAAATTTGGTGAGGTCTAACCTAGAGCCTTCCTTCAAAGTGATGAAACAGTCTTGCCAGTGTACATCAACGACATTGGTGTATGGGCGGCAGTGGGTCTGCTATGGGAAGTTGTCGGTGGTCCGATGGGCTTACCAAGGGAGATGGGTTGCTAAAAGGTTTGGTTAAGACAGAGATAAATTGGGTTTTGGGGTGGCTTTGGTTTCTGCCCTTTGATCTTTCACTTAACACGTGCCTTTCATCCATTTAAAAAATGGAGAGAACGGGAGGTTTTGTAACGGGAGGGGAGCTAGGCCCGAATATCTAAACTAACTAACAATGAAAGTACAAAGGTCAATTAATTAATCAtgcaaagaattaaaaataaaaacatccaaaGCATTTAGCCACCCAAACACAatctaaaaaaatcaaagcttTAAATCGTGAATCGATTTTTCATTCTCTTCTCTTCAAAATTCTGCGCGATTGGGTTTCTGATTTTATAAGATTTTCTCTCCGTACTAGTATAGTACCTCTTCCCCTTTTCCCCTCTCATTGGAGCTAGTCTCCTCACCGTCCCTACCCTCCGCCCTGCTTTTCTCCCCTCACCTTCTGCATCCTTAGATCTGAAACAATCATATATAACCATACCCATACTTGAGTTTAGAGTCTCCATTATGGAGGTCTCAGAACTAGTGGCCAAGACAGAAAAATGTTCATGCCAAGAAAATAGATTAGAGCTCCCTCCAGACCAAGATACCAACCTACCTCCGGATCTTATCCTTCTAGCCAAAATTATAACCTCCAAAAATATTAGCTACGATATGGTAAAAGATGTCACTATAAAGGCTTGGAAGCCTGTGTTCCCAATGGAAATCAAAAGACTCAGCAAAGAAGTATTTATGTTCATTTTTCACCATGAAGTAGACCTTCACAAATTCTACATGAAAAGACCATGGTCCATCAGAGGGGGCCATCTAGTGCTTAAGAGGTGGAGTCCAGACCTTACATGGCAGGAAGTAGATTTCTCGACATCCTCAATTTGGGTCCAAGTTCATGGACTACCTCCTCTCTGGAGAATAGAGGAAAACCTAAGAAGACTTGGGTCTAGAGTGGGCGCTGTCCTGGAAGTTGACTTGATAGGTGAACCTGGTAGTGCATGGAGAAAATTCATCAAACTCAGAGTTGAAGTGGACATAGCCAATCCATTATCCCCAAGAGTTTTCCTTCCGCACCCAAACAGAAGTGATTTATGGATTGGattaaaatatgagaaaattgCAGATCTTTGCTATCGCTGTGGTATCATTGGGCATGACCAAAAGAATTGCTTCGCTGAAGTGTTCAAACTCAATTACCAATCTGGAAAAAGGTTTAAGGCTGCTGGTCCTTGGCTCAGAGTGGAAAACAAAGATATTCCTAAAGAAATCGCCGCAACAAGCTTAACCTCAAACCCAGCTAGCTCATCAAATCCAAGTTGTCAATAGGCCAACGGCAACAATAGCTGGCAAAAGGCCAAGAGCAACCACGATAGTGGTCCTAGCCAAGAAAGTGACA comes from Castanea sativa cultivar Marrone di Chiusa Pesio chromosome 3, ASM4071231v1 and encodes:
- the LOC142628693 gene encoding uncharacterized protein At4g02000-like, encoding MVKDVTIKAWKPVFPMEIKRLSKEVFMFIFHHEVDLHKFYMKRPWSIRGGHLVLKRWSPDLTWQEVDFSTSSIWVQVHGLPPLWRIEENLRRLGSRVGAVLEVDLIGEPGSAWRKFIKLRVEVDIANPLSPRVFLPHPNRSDLWIGLKYEKIADLCYRCGIIGHDQKNCFAEVFKLNYQSGKRFKAAGPWLRVENKDIPKEIAATSLTSNPASSSNPSCQ